A DNA window from Arachis hypogaea cultivar Tifrunner chromosome 18, arahy.Tifrunner.gnm2.J5K5, whole genome shotgun sequence contains the following coding sequences:
- the LOC112770739 gene encoding uncharacterized protein produces MAHTSSRTKSSGPVLRSLSPSSSSRFCSYTTSKTPFSTPSSAFASSTSSSFSTPSSSFHHHSHHRSASPTRVNLCGPGPLSSGVRFSIDARSISPNRSISNQIITKSNRPISIQKKSCMCSPTSHPGSFRCSLHKNAAANGGGNHHHGGGNHHLNMRRSAMKNSLVRIGGVEGEWVKRALTALIRPSSHQQRRRAGFEPRPSRLSVMSKAEDI; encoded by the coding sequence atggctCACACATCTTCAAGAACCAAATCGAGTGGACCAGTTCTTCGGTCGCTCTCACCGTCATCTTCTAGTAGGTTCTGTTCATACACCACATCCAAGACCCCGTTCTCCACGCCTTCTTCGGCTTTTGCGTCTTCTACTAGCTCTAGCTTTTCAACGCCTTCGTCCAGTTTCCACCATCATAGTCATCACCGTTCTGCTTCTCCGACACGTGTCAATTTGTGCGGTCCAGGTCCGTTGTCTTCCGGAGTCCGGTTCTCCATCGATGCGCGTTCTATTTCACCCAACCGGTCGATATCGAATCAAATCATAACGAAGAGTAACCGTCCGATCTCGATCCAGAAGAAATCATGTATGTGCTCGCCGACGTCACATCCTGGATCATTCCGGTGTAGTTTGCACAAGAACGCCGCCGCGAACGGCGGAGGGAATCATCATCACGGAGGAGGAAATCATCACCTTAACATGCGCAGATCTGCTATGAAGAACTCGTTGGTTCGGATCGGAGGAGTTGAAGGCGAGTGGGTGAAACGTGCTCTCACGGCGCTTATTCGTCCGTCGTCGCACCAACAGAGGAGGAGAGCGGGATTTGAACCTAGACCGAGTCGGCTCTCCGTCATGTCCAAGGCTGAGGATATTTGA